A single window of Halobacillus naozhouensis DNA harbors:
- a CDS encoding NAD(P)/FAD-dependent oxidoreductase yields the protein MQKYDVAIIGAGISGIVAAQKLKQAGNNVLLLEKEPEVGGRLATSVTAEGTADFGAQFFTVRTKELQREVQGWLAKGWVRRWFGEDYPRYTSVDGMGSFASRLSEGLNPVTSTTITTIEDQDNDFVLYETDGKSYKSKRILFTMPAPQTVNLMDNSSVNLEASVYKTLTNLEFQPTYVGVFQFDQPAPIAENGHIDKQLPDDVERIVDHQKKGISNTSLVSVYMTADWSASHESEDTVLEVMKKKTSPYLDFQNLVSERLKTWSCAQAATTHANSFLNIDPQGKWLVAGDAFLRPDDQAGRTRFESAFLSGQDAAAHILSNIYYH from the coding sequence TTGCAAAAGTACGATGTAGCGATCATCGGTGCAGGGATATCTGGAATTGTTGCAGCACAAAAGCTGAAACAAGCGGGGAATAACGTGTTGCTGCTGGAAAAAGAACCTGAAGTAGGGGGGAGGCTGGCGACTTCCGTTACAGCTGAAGGAACGGCAGATTTTGGAGCCCAATTTTTCACAGTCCGGACAAAAGAACTGCAGCGTGAAGTTCAGGGGTGGCTGGCCAAAGGCTGGGTGAGGCGCTGGTTCGGGGAGGACTATCCGCGTTATACGTCAGTTGATGGTATGGGATCATTCGCATCACGCTTATCGGAAGGTTTGAATCCTGTAACTTCAACAACGATCACTACAATTGAGGATCAAGACAACGATTTTGTATTATATGAAACAGACGGTAAATCTTACAAAAGTAAGCGGATATTATTCACAATGCCTGCCCCTCAAACGGTCAATCTGATGGACAACAGCTCAGTCAACCTAGAGGCCTCAGTATATAAGACGCTAACAAATCTCGAGTTCCAACCTACCTATGTGGGAGTCTTTCAGTTTGATCAGCCAGCTCCCATTGCGGAAAATGGCCATATAGATAAACAGCTACCTGATGATGTAGAACGAATTGTTGACCACCAAAAGAAGGGTATTTCCAACACATCGCTGGTTAGTGTCTATATGACGGCTGATTGGTCGGCGTCACATGAGAGTGAAGATACTGTTCTTGAAGTTATGAAAAAGAAGACTTCACCCTATTTAGATTTTCAAAATCTTGTTTCAGAGCGGCTGAAGACCTGGTCCTGTGCGCAGGCCGCCACGACTCACGCTAATTCTTTTCTGAACATAGATCCTCAAGGAAAGTGGTTAGTGGCAGGTGATGCGTTTCTTCGTCCGGATGATCAAGCAGGGAGAACTAGGTTTGAAAGTGCGTTCCTATCCGGTCAAGATGCAGCTGCGCATATTCTAAGTAACATCTACTATCATTAA
- the rarD gene encoding EamA family transporter RarD: MADENKLGVLYTAGAYILWGFLPIYWKLLEQLPAFEILANRIVWSFVFMLAVVITLKKWKPLLAETKRVWANKRSLIGITLASFTISTNWLTYIWAVNNDHVVEASLGYYINPLVSILLGMIVLKETFSKSQWLAFMLAAGGVLYMTVHFGSVPWVALLLALSFGTYGLLKKLVPLNAMFGLTIETLIVTPIALIYLMNSQGSPPDIEWVSVTSLLIVGSGIATAIPLLLFAAGATRIPLSMVGFLQYFAPTIMLFLGVFLYDEPFTRVHVVSFTLIWAGLAVYTVSRMKRLRKYEAAA, from the coding sequence AGGCGCTTATATTCTTTGGGGATTCCTCCCAATATATTGGAAATTACTTGAGCAGCTCCCCGCTTTTGAAATTTTGGCCAACAGGATCGTCTGGTCTTTCGTGTTTATGCTTGCCGTCGTTATCACTCTTAAAAAATGGAAGCCACTTCTCGCTGAAACAAAACGAGTTTGGGCGAACAAACGGAGTCTAATCGGGATAACACTCGCTTCGTTCACCATCAGCACTAACTGGCTCACCTACATATGGGCCGTAAACAATGACCACGTAGTGGAAGCAAGTCTCGGTTATTATATCAATCCGTTGGTCAGCATTCTTCTAGGCATGATCGTGCTGAAAGAGACTTTTTCTAAATCGCAGTGGCTCGCCTTTATGTTAGCCGCAGGCGGTGTGCTCTATATGACTGTCCACTTCGGTTCAGTGCCCTGGGTAGCCTTGTTGCTCGCTTTAAGCTTTGGTACTTACGGTTTGCTTAAGAAACTCGTTCCATTAAATGCTATGTTCGGACTTACCATCGAAACATTGATTGTCACTCCAATAGCTTTGATTTATCTTATGAATTCACAAGGCAGCCCCCCTGATATTGAATGGGTATCTGTAACATCGCTTCTTATTGTAGGGTCGGGGATCGCAACTGCCATTCCGCTATTACTGTTTGCCGCAGGAGCTACACGGATTCCCTTGTCTATGGTTGGCTTCTTACAGTATTTTGCCCCAACTATCATGCTGTTTCTTGGCGTTTTTCTTTATGATGAACCCTTTACAAGAGTGCATGTAGTATCGTTCACCCTGATCTGGGCGGGCCTTGCTGTCTACACGGTTTCCAGAATGAAACGGCTGCGAAAATATGAAGCGGCCGCTTAA